In one Xylanibacillus composti genomic region, the following are encoded:
- a CDS encoding glycoside hydrolase family 9 protein produces the protein MTETNRSIRLGQLGFHPGEHKMAVFLQGEEGGAFVVEDAASGKVVFRGKLRGPIQSEASGEQLYQAVFSELDQPGTYRMKGSQGEASAVFAIGEEVFHDAHQAMLKAFYYLRCGMELEEKHAAPWTHKACHLTPAIVYGQEDRRIDVCGGWHDAGDFGKYVGPGAKAVADLLLAYEDAPQAFAAPVHIPESGSGVPDVLSECRYELEWMLKMQDTETDGVFHKVTTLKFPSFSCMPEDDLADLYLSPISAAATGCFAGVMAMAARVYKPVDPAFAKRCLDAAIRAWGWLVRNPEVPGFKNPPEIKTGEYGDSNDRDERFWAAAELYRTTGESEYHAAFRKLAEEANFYLYRLGWADMGGYGVLAYLRLPAAQQDAALAGKLKQGWIAQADDFLKRSEQDGYGISLLPSHYIWGSNMLVMNHAMTLLIAHQWTGKEAYRACAYNHLQYIFGCNPVDLSYVTGVGSRYFMEPHYRPGIGDGIKEPVPGMVSGGPNKGLQDEVAKKELSGQPPAKCFLDHSESYSTNEITIYWNSPTVYVTAQFTKSRVAAHA, from the coding sequence ATGACAGAAACGAACCGTTCAATCAGGCTGGGTCAGCTTGGTTTTCATCCCGGCGAGCATAAGATGGCTGTATTTCTGCAAGGGGAAGAAGGCGGTGCATTCGTTGTAGAAGACGCGGCAAGCGGCAAAGTCGTATTTCGCGGCAAGCTGCGCGGACCGATTCAGAGCGAAGCCAGCGGCGAGCAGCTGTATCAGGCTGTGTTCAGCGAGTTGGATCAGCCGGGAACTTATCGCATGAAGGGATCGCAAGGCGAGGCTTCAGCAGTGTTCGCCATCGGCGAGGAAGTGTTTCATGACGCACATCAGGCAATGCTGAAAGCTTTTTACTATTTGCGTTGCGGCATGGAACTGGAGGAGAAGCATGCTGCACCGTGGACGCACAAAGCGTGCCATCTGACGCCGGCAATTGTCTACGGTCAGGAGGACCGCCGGATCGACGTGTGCGGCGGCTGGCATGATGCCGGGGACTTCGGCAAGTATGTCGGGCCTGGCGCCAAGGCCGTAGCGGATTTGTTGCTTGCTTATGAAGATGCGCCTCAGGCTTTCGCGGCGCCGGTGCATATCCCGGAATCAGGATCGGGCGTGCCGGATGTGCTCTCCGAATGCCGTTATGAGCTGGAGTGGATGCTGAAGATGCAGGACACGGAGACCGATGGCGTGTTCCATAAAGTGACGACTTTGAAGTTTCCGAGCTTCAGCTGTATGCCGGAAGACGATTTGGCGGATCTATACTTGTCGCCGATCTCCGCAGCGGCGACAGGATGCTTCGCCGGTGTGATGGCGATGGCGGCGCGCGTGTATAAGCCTGTCGATCCGGCGTTCGCGAAGCGCTGCCTGGACGCGGCTATTCGTGCGTGGGGATGGCTTGTGCGCAACCCGGAAGTGCCGGGCTTCAAGAACCCGCCTGAAATCAAAACGGGCGAGTATGGCGACAGCAACGACCGTGATGAGCGGTTCTGGGCGGCAGCGGAGCTGTATCGTACGACGGGCGAGAGCGAATATCATGCCGCGTTCCGCAAGCTTGCGGAGGAAGCGAATTTCTACCTGTACCGCCTGGGATGGGCGGACATGGGCGGGTACGGGGTGCTGGCCTACCTGCGGCTGCCGGCTGCACAGCAAGATGCGGCGCTCGCAGGCAAGCTGAAGCAGGGCTGGATTGCCCAAGCGGATGATTTCTTGAAGCGCAGCGAACAAGACGGGTATGGCATCTCACTGCTGCCGAGCCATTATATCTGGGGCAGCAACATGCTGGTAATGAACCACGCGATGACGCTGCTGATTGCGCATCAATGGACCGGCAAGGAAGCGTACCGGGCATGCGCCTACAATCATCTGCAGTACATCTTCGGCTGCAATCCGGTCGATCTGAGCTACGTGACAGGGGTGGGCAGTCGGTATTTCATGGAGCCGCACTATCGTCCGGGTATTGGCGACGGCATCAAGGAGCCGGTTCCGGGCATGGTATCAGGCGGACCGAACAAGGGGCTGCAGGACGAGGTCGCGAAGAAAGAGCTTTCCGGCCAGCCGCCTGCCAAGTGCTTCCTGGACCATTCCGAAAGCTACTCGACCAATGAAATAACGATTTACTGGAATTCGCCGACCGTATATGTAACTGCGCAATTCACGAAATCCAGAGTAGCCGCGCATGCCTAG